A single region of the Lepus europaeus isolate LE1 chromosome 1, mLepTim1.pri, whole genome shotgun sequence genome encodes:
- the LOC133763656 gene encoding basic proline-rich protein-like: MEAEQGKPPPTGTLCNRRAARPPASAQLAESGETLTDEPSLSSPPQQTQRVLPKSKWTEAGLGASTWKEEEPGSPPRLTHTCQPQAPIQSAAEAVIGGPAGPTPSLTSRAATTGLQSAGRLAQLRGHRQPPGEPGLVPRALRGPVRQPPGAPGCRAPAISLPSPPRPVARELGGPQPVLPECPLTPGGHQPRPLSTPCPSGLTMRRHEGRAGSGGGGAGRGPGRVSDWGARVSGRALEARRRPRPIPAWPTPPCPVAADRRPLFAPHPAPACPSPLASGLD, encoded by the exons atggaggcagagcagggcaaGCCCCCTCCCACAGGGACCCTGTGCAACCGCCGTGCGGCCCGCCCT CCTGCCTCGGCTCAGCTCGCGGAATCCGGGGAGACGCTCACGGACGAGCCCAGCCTCTCCTCACCCCCGCAGCAGACTCAGCGCGTGCTTCCCAAGAGCAAGTGGaccgaggctgggctgggggcgtcCACGTGGAAGGAGGAGGAGCCCGGCTCGCCTCCCAGGctcacacacacctgccagcCACAAG CGCCGATTCAAAGTGCAGCTGAGGCTGTGATTGGCGGCCCGGCCGGCCCCACCCCCTCGCTCACCTCCCGGGCGGCGACCACGGGGCTGCAGTCGGCAGGGCGGCTGGCGCAGCTCCGTGGCCACCGACAGCCGCCCGGCGAGCCTGGGCTCGTGCCCCGTGCCCTGCGCGGCCCCGTCCGGCAGCCCCCGGGCGCCCCGGGCTGCCGGGCTCCGGCCatcagcctcccctcccctccccgtccTGTCGCCCGCGAACTCGGGGGCCCCCAGCCCGTCCTCCCCGAGTGCCCCCTGACCCCAGGCGGCCACCAGCCCAGGCCTCTTTCCACTCCGTGCCCGTCGGGCCTCACCATGCGGCGGCACGAGGGACGAGcagggtcggggggggggggagctgggcGAGGCCCCGGAAGGGTCAGCGACTGGGGGGCTCGGGTTTCGGGGCGGGCGCTGGAGGCCCGGCGCAGGCCGCGACCAATCCCCGCCTGGCCGACGCCCCCGTGCCCCGTGGCCGCGGACCGGCGTCCTTTGTtcgccccccaccctgccccggcctgccccagccccctggcTTCCGGGCTGGACTGA